The Bacillota bacterium genome contains the following window.
CATGCTGAGTGACATCAAGCTGATCTCCGACGATGATTTTTCCCCCTCCGTACCGTGACCTCGACAAGGGGCACGGGCGCATCGAGATCCGCACGGTGCGGGCCAGCAGCGTACTTCAGGGGTACCTCAACTTCCCCTATGCCGCGCAGGTCTTTCGCATCGACAGGATAACCACCGACCTGCAGGGAGGGAATCTCCGTCGGGAAACGGTGTATGGCGTTACCAGCCTGTCCGCGGAGGCAGCACCGCCCAAGCGGCTCCTGGATCTCTCCCGGGGGCACTGGCACATTGAGAACCGCCTGCACTGGGTGCGGGACGTCACTTACGACGAGGACCGCTCTCAGGTGCGCAAGGGTTCGGGCCCACGCGTCCTGGCCACGCTGCGCAACCTGGCCATCAGTCTTTTGCGGCTCGCTGGCTTTACCAACATAGCCGAAGCGCTGCGCAT
Protein-coding sequences here:
- a CDS encoding ISAs1 family transposase → MIFPPPYRDLDKGHGRIEIRTVRASSVLQGYLNFPYAAQVFRIDRITTDLQGGNLRRETVYGVTSLSAEAAPPKRLLDLSRGHWHIENRLHWVRDVTYDEDRSQVRKGSGPRVLATLRNLAISLLRLAGFTNIAEALR